accaaattgatcacattttgatagatggaaggcattcatccagcgtgttagatgtacgatcgatccgtggaacaAATATAgaatcggatcattaccttgttgcagcaaaggttcgcacccgtttgaacatggcgaggaaagtacgatctgacactgcacggaagctggacattgaaaagctgcaaacacaacagatggcagcggcacactccactcgactgaccgaactgcttgatgaaagcactccttgttccaatgatataatggcgcagtggcaaactgttgccaactccatggaaaatgtcgcgaaatccgtacttggatacatgaagccttctccaagaaacccatgctactaccaagagtgtcgagatcctactgaaaccaagaatgcggcatataggacaaccctgcaatcagtagcaacgcgccagatgaaggagaggtatcgggagaaaaggagagaggagaaacgtctattccgcagaaagaaaaaggaaatggacagacgagagtgtgagcgaattgagatgtacaggagtcagaatgaagtccggaaattctaccaaagaattaaacatcaaaccgatggctttggtacaggcacatcctcctgcagagacaaagaaggaaatctggtaacttacacagatagcatgttgaagatatggaaagaacattttacccaactgctagtgtccgacgttggcggcgaagaggataccgcagaaccaatccctgatgatggtatagaatgtttacctcctagtcagaatgaggtccaagtagcagtgatccgactaaagaaccacaaggcagcaggagccgacgggttacccgctgaactatttaagaccggaggagacaggctgataagacgtatgcatcagcttatcttcgcaatctggctagaagaacgcatacccgataattggaacctcaacatactatgtcccgtacacaagaaaggagacaagacggaatgtgccaactacagaggaataagtctcctacccatcgcatacaagatgctCTCGAAAGTACTGTGTGaaggattaaaacctaaaggTAATTGGGCTCTATAAATgctgctttagacctggtaaatccaccctagaccagatattcacactgcgccaaatcctggaaaagacccgagaaggacaaatcaacacctaccatctctttgttgaatacaaacccgccttcgatactcctttaggttgaaaggtatttcaagccatgtctgagtttggtatccctgcaaaattaataagactctgcaggatgacacttattgatacgcgttcctcagtaagagtaggaaagaatctctcggaaccttttcataccaaacgaagtttcagacaaggaggcagcctatcgtgtgatctctttaatatcctattggagaagattatatgagatgcagatgtaaatagatatgacacactaatcacaagagagtacatgctactcgcctatgccgacgacatcgatatcataggtcggtcactggaagtagtaactgcagcctttgaaagaatcgaaaaagagtcagtgaaaatgggtctggcagtaaatggagataagatgaaatggatggtttcaactcccaaaaagccttgcacaaccgagcagataaagaaaatggtgaaagttgggaaccacaactttcagATAGTCAGTAAGTTTATCTAccacggcaccgccgtaaccgaaacgaatgacaccagttttgagataaagcgaagaataatactgtcaaacagatgctactttggactaagtaatcagtttagaaacaaggccacctctcgacagacgaagactacactttacaagacactgatattacccgtgctgttatatggttctgaagcatgggtacttgtgaaagcagatgaggcattgcttggagtatttgagagaaagattcttcgtaaaatatatggaccagtttgcgttaatggagaatataggcgacgtatgaactacgagctgtatgagctgtatgacgacgatagtacAAGCATCaaaatgaagaagctccatcaaagaagtcttttgaaggcaaacgcaaaggtacacgcaaaccgggaagaccaaaagcccgatggaaagatcaagttgtgggagacacctcgaaacttgttgtcagagattttagaatgagcgcagaagatcgaggcgcttggatcgctattctacgttcggctagtggaagaaatattcggTCATGGCcagttaaagtaaagtaaagtaatactggcaaacagatgctactttggactaagtaagcagtttagaaacaaggccacctctcgacagatgaagactacactatacaagacactgatactacccgtgctgttattgcaaattttgcccatgaacattccactaaggaacaggggcaaacttctcacatatcaatgagtgcagtccgattcaaatttaagatcaatcataaggggcctcctttttatagccgagtccgaacggcgtgccgcagtgcgacagctctttggagagaagttttacatggcatagtacctcacaaatgttgccagcattaggaggggaaaccaccgcagaaaatttttttctgatggtctcgccaggattcgaacccaggcgttcggcgtcatttagtgtccgatttcgtcgaaatttgggacagttagttaagtaaagcccttagacattcttcttcaatttggctcaggtcggttcagatttggatatagctgccatatagaccgatctctcgatttaaggttttggggccataaaaggcgcatttattgtccgatgtcgccgaaattcgggacaatgagtaaggttaagccccttgacatacttctgcaatatagcacagatccgttcagatttggatatagctgccatatagaccgatttctcgattaaaagttttgagcccatttattttccgatgtcgctgaaatttgggacagtgagttgtgttaggaccttcgatatccttcttcaatttggcccagatcggcccagatttgaatatagctgcctatggaccgatctctcgatttaaggttttgggcccatagaggcgcatttattgtccgatgtcgcctaaatttggaacagtaagttaagctgggcccttcgacattcttcttcaatttggctcagatcggcccagatttggatatagctgccatatagaccggtctctcgatttaaggttttggggcaataaaaagcgtatttactctcgaatttcggtgaaatttgggacaggctCTTCGACTTCCGTGTCGTAAACGGTTCATATCGGTGATTTATttaggcatttttataccctccaccataggtgggggtatactaatttcgtcatttgcctgaaattttgtacgacggatcctctcatgaccatcaacatatgtgtttattatggtatgaatcggcgatacagctcccatataactcccatataaatcggtctctctattttacttcttgagcccccaaagggcgcaattcttattcgaattggctgacattttacacacgtctccaacatataatttaattgtggtccaaaccggaacatatctttatatcgctcaaaagctgagcaaatcttttcttatatcattttgtgcctaagaagagatgccgggaaaagaacttgacaaatgcgatctatggtgaagggtatataagattcggcccggccgaacttagcacgcttttacttgttttgcctaagaagagatggcgggaaaagaactcgactaatgcgatccatgatggagggtatataagattcggcccggccgaacttagcacgcttttgcttgtttataaCTATTTTGTAGAACtgatgtttttttatttcttgcttaATTTTTTAGTTACATCATTCGATCTGAGGAAAGCTCCGATCACCCACTAACGATCTCATGGCCTATTCTAGGAGGCATTATTGCAGTGTGGTTACTAACATTAGCAATTATCTTAAAAAGAGTAACATTCGTAAGTTATGTCCTTGTGAGAGATGCTACCTAAAAGTTAATTAACTCTCAACATCTCTGTCTGAAGATAGGGAAATTCCTGAGATGCACAAGTCTGTTGTTGATCACACTCTTCATTGCCATATTTGTGCATTTGCTGATGTACGTTCAGATTTCGTGGGAAACAATAGTCGAAGACTACATGGAACCCATTTTGCCGGATAGACGTGAGGTCTTAATGGCCGGCATTAAGGCAGCTGTGATAATGCCTATGTGGCTATTGGGACCCGGATGTGGTAGTATTTTAACTTTGGCCAGTCACAATCGTTTTCGCCAGGATACCGAAAAACAAATGTATTGGGTGGCCATCACATTCATGATCATAACTCAAATGGGAACGCTGTGTACACGCATAGCCTTGGATCATTTTGAAGGTTGTTTGATCAGTTTTTTGAAATGAGAGGAAATTTTTGCCTTAactattaaatttaattactttttttttgtattacagATCATGTGGCCTTGTTGCATTTTCATGTTAACGAAGAACACAATATGAGATTTATTTACATCTGCTTTGCCTATTTATTTAGCAGTTTTAATAGTTTACCCAATTTTTGGagttttctgtttttctttATGCTCTTCTTAGCAGAGTTATCGGCTGTGGTAAGTGAAGTTTGGAAGGATGCCTTGGAACACTTGtaccaacaaaaaattgttttattttgcagATAGTCCAAATGATGACGGTACTGAGGGCACTTTTTGATGAATTTGAAAcgctaagaaaaataaaatccaaatttacCATAGGCCTTACAATGTTAATGTTGCCGGTATCAATATATTTTTGCACAAAGGTAAGTAAATGATTAGTTTAAATTGTAAGAAGTAATTCTTGTCCGGTAATAAATTTGGGGTTGTCAATAAAAAAACCATACGACCGGCGGTTTGCAAATGTCTAGTGTCTTCTATTagtggtagcccatcgcgacagcTACTTCAGTGACCCTTCCTTCCATCTCGCTGATTATCGACAGGAACCTGCCTCGGACCTGCAGCATGACGTCGTCCATATAATCTTGTTGCCATTTTCGCAGAGATCAAACAGGATTTTATTTATCACGAGGGACCACTGAATCGGCTAAAACCCTCCTCCCTTACCCaccttctgaccacactttcCCCAAGTTTGCATTTATAATCCTGCCACACAGCATATAATTAGTCCATTTGCACATAGTAGGCtgaatccccgtgcggtccagGTCCAGGGCATATTTTCATGTTACTGaaggccccctcaatatccaagaagggtGCCATAATGTACTCCTTCTGCCGAACGGACTTCTCGAAGTCTCGTACCGTTTCTTGGAGAgacgtctccaccgacctgcctttgaggtatgcgtattgtgccccactgaagttctccgTTGTCAGTCCCTCCCTCATCTTCAGGTCTATCAatctttccagtgttttgagTAAAAACGATGACACATAACTGGGCCTGTAATCTTCCGTCGTGCTGTGCTTTTCACGTGACAGaaggccccctcaatatccaagaagggtGCCATAATGTACTCCTTCTGCCGAAGGGACTTCTCGAAGTCTCGTACCGCTTCGTGGAGAGCCGTCACCACCGACCTGCCGCGTATTTTGCCCCACTGGAGTTATCCAGCGTCAGTCCCTCTCTAACCTTTAGGTCTAttagtctttccagtgttttgagTAAAAACGATGACACATAACTGGGCCTATGATCTTCCGTCGAGCTGTTCTTTATTTTCCCGCCTCTGGGTTAAAGTGCATCCTGACTTCCCTCCATGGAGGCCACCATGTCGcctaggttagcatgtccgcctatgacgccgaatgcctgggttcaaaccccagcgtgaacatcagaaaaattttctgcggtgtttatccccttctAGTGcttgctacatttgtgaggtatgctgccatgttaaaacttctctaccaagcggTGTCGTTAGGCGGCACGTCGTTTCAGTGCAAAAAGCATTTCCCCTATCGTTAAGCTTAAATATAAATcgaacagcacttattgatatgatgGAACCATCAGCTGTTCCTTAAAAGAGTCTTCAGGGGAAATTCAGTGTAGATCTGTTTTCTGATTTGGACTATGCCAGACTTGCCCGGAAAATCGGGGCAGCGTAACACCTAGGGACTCCTGTCACTATGCCGgttcgaccgatttgaattgcCGGAATGTACGGACTGTTCACACTATCATTCCCTCGTCAACGATGTCCCTTATGAGGTCATCCGTCAAGACCGCTTGTGTAGTTATTGCGATTTCTCGGTCGCCGTCCTCTTCCTGGCCACCCGGAAAATACGTCTCTACCAGAAGTTCCATCGTCTCCTGACCACTGTCGGTGTAAGTTGTGTCTTAGGCAAGCTAAGATCATTTGAAACCATTTTGCGTAACTTAGTTGCCTCACTAGTGCTCTCCAATTCTCCACAGAACTTCGCCCATCAAATCTCTGGAGAAAATATTTCTGATTTCAAAAGCCgggaaatatatgtatatataccaAAGATTTTTCCAGGAAATTTTAGAGCAAACTAGCTTGCCAGACAAggacattttttcaaatttcaagaaaactgGAATCCGTAGTTATGATGCTAGCTATACTTAATATAATTCTTCGATATAAGGCTCCGAAGGCAATGGATATCAGTTGGTTACAAATTGGAATGcttattgtagccgttgagtggagcggaagtgtttttatttcgctcctcaaagaaaaaaattaatatatattcgtatctcggaataggtactacctattacgaaaacaATGTAAAGTAAAGCcctttggagtaggctagaaatggattccaatgactcaacatctgcggtggtggcgtcagaccgcagcatgttgtcctcccctcctataggtgtgggtgctttggcacctgtagtcgagagtaatgcttcaagcgcacaaatagttgtcagactaataaatgatgaagagacggataaaccagggggatgcacagttcgtcccctgcctttaagtaaaggtggagtttctgactcggattcagacagcgactgtgtcaatgacgACCGCACGACCCCTGAGTcatcatggaggactgtgacttccaaaaggccaCAGACAtcgcggaaggggaagatgctcgctgagaatggtaaggagccgccctcttacgccagagtggcaaggaagcacaacagagatgagctgacttatgcagtcatcaatatcggctgtgcatccggtaggattccaccagatcatcggtccctagtggaggatctggttaacgatcggatttttgaacatgtgtggaactctgtagagggtctaCCCATACAAacgatgagctgcgagtttagaggggactttacgctgcgttttgcgtcggcggaatgtattgatatcgTCAAACAGcttgtcagaggtattcacgcttcCTGGGAGTGGTgataatgcacatcaccagatatggggaagttcggttGTCAACGAGCTTCTTATCGAATATactataagttgcaatctggcgatttgtaaaacagaggataaaccgacctttattaccaggaacaggcaggcgcaagaatatgcgactgggaagtgctGGATGACCTTCTCTGATCATTGTTGTATTAATTTCAGTCTAGgaaaaaatactgcagaagtggtccctcggctaaacagaagaaaggaggattgggataaattgcggtacaaattctgcacgtctatcccttatAGACCAGGAAAGGAAGTGACAACtgtggaggatatagacataatggtcaagcggatcacgaaggtcctgaatgaatgccaaggggcaaacagggGCCGCTATGGTGGAccacagaactggttggtctacgaaaggactgcagaaaactcttcaacagagcgaaagcctcaatagcaccacacgattggacaTCTATGAGGCTGAGCAATGAAAATGTAGGGgcaagctgagaaaggctcagaacaaatcctgggtggaattctgtagctcagtagaggatacatctgaggcctcaaagctaaggaagattctgtcttcTAGACCTACTACtgtcagaagtcagagaatttaTGGACAATGTCTTGTGAGGAAACACTACATTGATAACGTGGCGCCATAAGATATTGTCACTGGTATACATTCGTCGAAAATTATTATTAGtcgtcaggccctgatgatgtatcaacggttgaattacaaactgtgtctgatagactagtTTCTTGACTTGGGAGATATACTCTATATATGTACTTGTATCATCATgtcatacctgtgggatggagggacaaatttgttattcaaaataacaaaaattattgcTAAAACAcaagtttttgtctgctgaaaatgggaaagcagactttaccgctgtttaagcaaacatagagctgctgtattagcaaacatttcttactgctatttaaactaacaaaatctgcagtctgaatacacaagtctgctaaaaaaatgtgtatgcttctttttatggttgcctgttacttgttttgataactttaggcattttttagaattttcttagaaattttgttggacgaaataattttaatttgtggaagttcagccgggccgaatcctgggaacccaccaccatggattctgctaaaatatgggagctatatctggttatagaccgatttgaaccgtaattggcacagttattgagagtcataacataaaatttaagccaaattggataaaaatcgcggcttgtaagggctcaagaaatcaaatttggcgatcggttaatatgggggctatatcaggttcttgaccgatttaaaccgtactcggatcataacagaacactgcgtacaaaatttcagctaaattggataaaaattgcggcttccaagggctcaagaagtcaaatcgggcgatcggttaatatgggagctttgtcaggttatatacctattcggactgtacttggctcagttgttggaagtcataacagaacaccatgtgcaaaatttcagccaaatctgatgaaaattgaggcttccatgggctcaagcaATCAAAtagggggatcgatttatatgcaagctatatcaggttatagaccaattcgaaccatacttggctcagatgttggaagtaagaacagaacactacatgtaaaatgtcaggcaaatcgaataaaaattgcagctttcaagggcgcaagaagtcaaatctggcgatcggtttatatgggagctttatccaaatctgaatcgatatgacccatttgcaatggcTAAGCTATAATtttattacgacgattggcacaaatatatcttttcagacagcaaggcagccattaaatccctggagaaagtatttcagaacacaaaaacaaatataaatagccaccttatagaccgatctccagatttgacttcttgagcttcaagaagTTAATGCCAAGTTaatgcccgatttggctgaaagttggtACGCAAAATACACTTGTGTGATCAAAGACTCCTAACGATAATTTCTTAAATAGATATAGGCTCTTTAACAGCCAATGCCCCGAAATGAATTCTTGAGGCCATAGGAGCTTCAATTAATACCCGATTTGATtgtaacaaaataattcaaacatAAACCATGTAAATAAGGATACATTTAAGGCATAATCAATTGTGGTGGatacccaagattcagcccggcttattttatcacgcttttacttgttctcttcaGCCTTTTTCATATGCGCACACAATGGACCTTATAATTCCGAGTGAACAGCTAGTAACCAAGGTTGCTTGTCGCGTATCCTCCAACCAGACCTATATCCGTGATGGTGGGTCTCCAAAGTTTGGCCTGTTGGAATTACGCGTAGGGGCAAGTTGTTCGAGCCTTCGTCAAATGGCCAAATTCGCAGTATGTAGGTTGaccggaaggaaacataggctttataattttttgatatcgagagggaggcggaccctcccccttaccccaaaagtactgcccaaaaataaaagtggagcgatcgggacaatatgggatttaaatgaaaggtatgcaagagtagagtacgaatttcataataaaatgtgGGTCTAAGTACCTGGCGGGCCGCCACAGCcccaaaaacccttaaaataggtttatttgacgatcattacaatatgggattcaaataaaaggtattcgggagtagattacgaatatggtcaggaagtagaaatatgctttaaaatttgttgatattggaagggggcggaccctccccgttaccccaaaaataccgcccaaaatcacaagttaACCGATaaaaacaatatggatatcaaatgaaaggtattgaaaagtagaataggaatatgctattaagaattgggtccaagtacccaggaagtcgccctaaccccaaaatatctaaaaacagacaaatcagtatggggcttaaatgaaaggtattcgggagtagattacgaatctggcatacaaaatcagatcgaagtgaaaggggtcaccccactccctaaaaactccccaaatggggaTTTAactcatcatgactatatgggactcggtttgtttgtttctttcgtagaatcaaaaaaaggaaacataggttatataatttttaggtatCGAATgatggctgaccctcccccttactccaaaaacgccacccaaaaccgaaagaggactgatgggcacaatatgggtatctaatgaaaggtattggagactagaaaatcatattaaatttgggTACAattacccagcgggccgccccaacacataaactcctctaaacagaaatattcgactttttatcaatatggggctcaaatgaaaagtatccggccgtagattacaaatatggcatacaaaattaggtccaagtaatgggaagtcGTCTCACCCCCCAATaactccaaatgggcatatcagccgaccatggctatatactattcaaatgaaagctatttgagagtagataaaatatatgacattaaattttgCGTTCAAGtaaaggtggctcttttccttctaaaaatacgtcgaatagattaattaaacaattatggcaatatgggaaaggtatttgagagtagaaaacgaatctgatatccaattttgggggtacgccctaaatcactccttaaactgaactttatttccgactatagcaatatggagctcaaatcaacagtatttgggagtaaagatcgaaatttgatatcttttttcagggcaaagtgccggtggcctccccagccccaaaacatcctccaaacggttcaccgTTTGGAGGACATGACAAAATGGtgttcaaagtaaagggatttggggggagtggacacgaatttgatattcatatttgagtcgaaaagtctcccctaaaaatcacttctcattacccttatttcaaaaataccagatctcggagattggttatGCGAtaagttcgaaattttttgcactctaacaatcaccaaaaaaaaacatggtttctattgttggggacgggtgccgcGGGGATAGTCCAAaccccgccaaatggatatatggaccaatcacgataatatagagccatgtgtttggggagccgccttacccttttatataaaagctatttggggtggctatttattgattttcgggaaatttatattcatttatgggacaaagaccctggggtccaccccacctttAAGTACAACTTTTTTACCGAgcatgacattatgggactcatacgaaatgttcTGAAAGGAGAGCACGAATCgtatatttactttgatggccaagtgatcatccccgaaataccccctaaacccgaaatatttaccactacagtaatatggggctcaaaagaaattcatttgggagtagagtaaaaatttgcccaggaaccgagcgggggcaaacttttcatacatcaatgagtgctttccgattcaagttgagtcgGAGTAttaacgataagggaccttttttatagccgaatccgtaCGGTGTGTCGCAGTgcgcatctctttggggagaatttttttaccatgaccatgcatggtatggcACATCGCAAATGTCtctagcattaagaggggataaccaccgctttaaattttgtccgaatttacgtcataggcggacattagCTACAGTAGCAACAtttccacattcagggcgaagtgtccccaccccaaaatagatattagagaaatagaaaaggagcagcggagcggaccctgtccagctagtaaaaTATGATATGGCGataattttcaatttggttaATTGGTAACTAATAGTAAATGTTTGAAGTTGCTATTTCATACTACAATGTGTACATATTATTATACAAATATGGATAACACATTTAGCGAACACATTTGACACTGACCTAATTtgataaaaactttttatttttatttatttatttatttttttttttttttcatataacagCAAGGTTTCCAACATCTGCATGTGCTGCCTGATGCCGCCTTGGTAACTCACTTGTCTATCTCAATATTTTTACTGTTCGTTAGCACTTGGATCTATGGGCGGGAACGCTTCCAATGTGATTTGCAATTTATGCTGGGAAAGACgatatcaaattttaaaatatttttactgcGCTTTTTGACACCCTTCTTTTTGGGTTTCTGCATTGTAAGTGAACAAATTCAACTAATTTTGCCACGAATTCCCCAATGGTATCTCCAACGCCTCCTAATACAAATTCTAATTTCTGTTTTCCTTATCATCTCATGCCATCGCCAGGGTGACGTCATCTATTCCACATACACGGATGATGAGGAGAATCCGCCCTGTCTTATAATTGTGATAATCCAATGTTTGGTCTTTGTTGCCGTTCCACTGTACATAGTGTACAAAATTAGCCGATCCAGAGGTTCGCTGCGTCAGCGTGTCAAACAGTGTTTTTCTCCACATGACTGGCATCCCGTAGATGCGGATAATCGCCGTTTTTATGAAGAAATAATGGGCACCTCAGAAATGTTGGTCATTCTAAGCAATGAGCATGAAACCTGTTAATGTTCCGGTTTGAACGAGTGAACAAAATCGAAACAATAAATCATCCAATAACAATTCTGTAATAAAAGACTTTTCGTTGTTCTATAATTTTtgtcaatacaaaaaaaaaaaataaaaaatcatatgATAAAATACTCCGAACAAAAACAGACAACCAAACTTAAGTGGTAGcttttttaattatataaatgaatatatatctaaataataAGATAAGTTACGACAATTTTATCTGTCCATATATGCTATATACCCAAAGCACTTTTATGTATATGAACGGCCAACTTTCAGTGATGGGCTGTTATAGACATAGACAATTCGTTGGCGTTATGCTGTCTTGGTACATAGGCCATTTTACGAGTTAGGAACATACTATGAAACAACTGCATTCAGTATCATCAAGAAAATTTGGTGTATCTCATTTGGTTTTCGAGATATTAAGATTTTAATATGGTAAATATGGCATATTCCAATGCTTTTTTCAAAACTTCAAATGAGTTTATCTCAAAATTAATAAGGTGGCGTATGGAACAAGATATCTCAACACCAACGAATTCA
The Stomoxys calcitrans chromosome 3, idStoCalc2.1, whole genome shotgun sequence genome window above contains:
- the LOC106084948 gene encoding sodium-dependent noradrenaline transporter — its product is MKSFYTEAKNHLSNCTRIISVSDETTTPAAHQNYKHELEHEHEYEYDCDTDITSTEATMSPHAEHYDNGMQRLSSSTPSGLGMNNNFITSTTTYDTLQRPFKPDKLRGRWSTAADFYFACISHAFGSVIFSELALYVSVCAGAWALLPYLCGILLYAIPIFGIQTFLGQFSTSGTISVFRVAPIFKGIGYSILLHNLVSLSYYAVIASVPLVYAVNSLYTVIPWMSCNNSWNTPNCSTHNTYDDYDEVEIYPHASEEYFRYIIRSEESSDHPLTISWPILGGIIAVWLLTLAIILKRVTFIGKFLRCTSLLLITLFIAIFVHLLMYVQISWETIVEDYMEPILPDRREVLMAGIKAAVIMPMWLLGPGCGSILTLASHNRFRQDTEKQMYWVAITFMIITQMGTLCTRIALDHFEDHVALLHFHVNEEHNMRFIYICFAYLFSSFNSLPNFWSFLFFFMLFLAELSAVIVQMMTVLRALFDEFETLRKIKSKFTIGLTMLMLPVSIYFCTKQGFQHLHVLPDAALVTHLSISIFLLFVSTWIYGRERFQCDLQFMLGKTISNFKIFLLRFLTPFFLGFCIGDVIYSTYTDDEENPPCLIIVIIQCLVFVAVPLYIVYKISRSRGSLRQRVKQCFSPHDWHPVDADNRRFYEEIMGTSEMLVILSNEHETC